In Aurantimicrobium minutum, the following proteins share a genomic window:
- a CDS encoding phosphotransferase, whose amino-acid sequence MARSHITLAALATAAVPGFDPVQAQAFSTGMHGDFFAAIVTDAAGRELIVRVPNSAEAEAQLGAEKYALETMTAGIRSRLSFDVPTLVGRAPLGKTFGLVFEFLHGDQLTLSDFTPDSGLPTSIGTAIASIHSLPTHFVSDAGLPTFSAQDVQRQTRELVSRAQATALLPAALSARWQEAVDDSSLWMFDPTVIHGSLGADSFIAGTDSVAGVLGWAALRVGDPAADMHWIINAPIEAQNIAFGSYGDSRHSLVDPKLRQRATLYSELELAKWLLHGVEQKSPEIVDDAIDMLDRLVDSVHQENTNAIGTDTAPVLTVTEVVELLDETPGDATPGRYRGMEPVTDDQRSSSSLSE is encoded by the coding sequence ATGGCCAGATCACATATCACTCTAGCGGCGTTGGCTACGGCTGCTGTGCCCGGTTTTGACCCAGTACAAGCCCAAGCTTTCTCCACAGGAATGCATGGTGATTTCTTTGCCGCCATCGTCACTGACGCAGCTGGCCGTGAACTTATCGTTCGGGTTCCTAACTCTGCTGAAGCAGAAGCTCAACTGGGTGCGGAAAAGTATGCGCTTGAAACGATGACCGCCGGTATCCGCTCCCGTCTCAGCTTTGATGTTCCGACCTTGGTCGGGCGCGCTCCCTTGGGCAAAACGTTTGGTCTTGTTTTTGAATTCCTGCACGGAGACCAGTTGACCCTGTCCGATTTCACACCAGACTCGGGTTTGCCAACATCTATCGGAACAGCGATTGCCTCTATCCACTCGCTGCCCACGCACTTTGTTTCAGATGCAGGCTTGCCCACCTTTAGCGCGCAGGATGTTCAGCGCCAGACTCGTGAGCTTGTTTCCCGAGCACAAGCCACCGCTCTTTTGCCTGCTGCTCTATCTGCCCGTTGGCAAGAGGCAGTCGATGATTCTTCACTGTGGATGTTTGATCCCACTGTGATTCATGGCTCACTCGGTGCTGATTCCTTCATCGCGGGAACAGACTCAGTCGCTGGGGTGCTGGGCTGGGCTGCGCTGCGTGTTGGTGACCCTGCTGCAGATATGCATTGGATTATTAACGCCCCCATCGAGGCACAAAACATTGCTTTTGGCTCCTATGGCGACTCTCGCCACTCGTTGGTTGACCCTAAGCTCCGCCAGCGTGCAACGCTCTACTCAGAACTGGAACTAGCCAAGTGGTTGCTTCACGGGGTTGAGCAAAAGAGTCCAGAAATCGTTGATGACGCCATTGACATGCTCGATCGCCTGGTTGACAGCGTCCACCAGGAGAACACCAACGCAATTGGAACTGACACCGCTCCTGTGTTGACGGTCACCGAAGTTGTTGAGCTACTGGATGAAACTCCAGGGGATGCCACACCAGGTCGCTATCGCGGCATGGAACCTGTCACCGACGACCAGCGTTCTTCCAGTTCACTCTCAGAGTAA
- the nudC gene encoding NAD(+) diphosphatase: protein MTDEFIHRLSLSRHAINRRAELRADAQALNSLLENDSSRVVVFSQGKALVQSNALVRFSTSQVFEQCGVSSAELLFLGIAEQEGEKAYFALALDEVHAEGLISEGTQWGDLKVLGHELSDLDAGLFTQGLALINWHASHKFSPKSGQDIVAAQAGWVLHHHDDPSHQVFPRTDPAVIVMVTDDKDRLLLGNNALWEPNRFSLLAGFVEPGESLEAAVIREVFEESGLKVINPTYLGSQPWPFPQSLMLGFRAQVAPGVDPDVLVADGEEILQLRWFTREELVGSLDEIVLPGPVAIARVIIEEWLGHPLDQTSSWRGTSS, encoded by the coding sequence ATGACTGACGAGTTTATTCATCGACTTTCGCTCTCTCGTCATGCCATTAATCGCCGCGCAGAGCTTCGTGCTGACGCTCAGGCACTGAATTCTTTGCTGGAAAACGATTCATCGCGCGTTGTTGTTTTTAGTCAGGGCAAGGCCCTCGTTCAGAGCAATGCCCTGGTGAGATTCTCCACATCTCAAGTTTTTGAGCAATGTGGTGTCTCTTCCGCTGAGCTGCTCTTCTTGGGAATTGCCGAACAAGAAGGCGAAAAAGCTTATTTTGCCCTCGCATTAGATGAGGTTCATGCTGAGGGATTGATATCTGAGGGAACCCAGTGGGGGGATCTCAAAGTTCTCGGTCATGAACTCAGCGATTTAGACGCTGGATTGTTCACCCAAGGCTTGGCATTGATCAACTGGCATGCCTCACACAAGTTCTCACCGAAAAGCGGCCAGGACATTGTTGCCGCTCAAGCTGGCTGGGTGTTGCATCATCACGACGACCCTTCGCATCAAGTCTTCCCTCGCACCGACCCCGCCGTGATCGTGATGGTCACAGACGATAAAGATCGTTTGTTGCTAGGCAATAATGCGCTGTGGGAGCCGAATAGATTCTCTCTACTCGCTGGGTTCGTGGAGCCTGGAGAATCTTTGGAAGCTGCCGTTATTCGTGAAGTTTTTGAAGAATCTGGGTTGAAAGTTATCAACCCCACATACTTGGGCTCACAGCCGTGGCCATTTCCTCAATCACTCATGCTCGGTTTCCGTGCACAGGTCGCACCAGGTGTTGATCCTGATGTTCTGGTTGCTGACGGAGAAGAGATTCTTCAACTCAGGTGGTTCACCCGAGAAGAGCTTGTGGGAAGTCTCGACGAGATCGTTCTTCCAGGCCCCGTAGCTATTGCCCGGGTCATCATTGAAGAGTGGCTTGGACATCCTCTAGATCAGACTTCCTCGTGGCGAGGCACATCGTCATGA